AGAGTCATCTTTGTAGAATCTAAAGGATTCAAGAATGGTGGTCCCCACCATGTCTCTGGTTAATTCAGTCTGGTCCCTGTAGCACCCAGATGGATATACCTTTCTTCAAGCTCAACTAAGTAGTCCCAGTCACAGCCACTATGCTAGGTAAGGTATCTTCATCAGAGGAGATTAATATGGTCTCAAATACATGGTATGCACAACTGTTTGGGTAAATGCATTCTTTTCTATCCCAATCACCAAAGaggttcagtaaatgtttgcattcatatgaaatgaaatagataataaataatgATATTCATGAAATGGACAATGATAAATATTCACAGTTATGCTGTAGGACAATATTTACCCTCCCAACCTCTGTTGTAACATAATGAAGATATCCCATGGACCACCACATTGATCCATTACACTGATGACATTGTGCTGATCAGGCAGGAGCATGCTCTAGCCTTTCTCAAGACACATGCTCTCCAGAAGGTGGGAGATAAACCCTATGAAGACTCAGGGAACTGCCAAACCCATAAAAGTTTCAGGAGTGTGGTGCTTAGGGGCATGCAGGGACATCCTGcccaaaataaattataatatcttgaatgtttttccacaaagaaagcaCAATGCCTAAGGAGCCTCTTTGGGTTCTGGTAGTAGTAGAGTCCTCATCTAGTGATACTACTTTGGTATGATGAAAAAGACTGTCAGTGCCTAATGCGGACTGGAAAAGGAAAGGTTCTGCAGCAGGTGCAGACTTCAATAAAAGCAACCTGGCACTTGGAACCCATGATCGAGAAGACCATATGGTACTAGAAGTATCAGGGATGGGAACAGATACCATGCAGTTTGTAAAAATTTCTCCAGTGGGAGAATGACAATGCAGGTCCCTGCAGTTCTGCAGCAAGAGCATCCGTCTTGCAGTCTAGTTGTATGTCCTTTGAAAAGCAACTTCTGCCATGTTATTGGCCCCTAGTAGAgaatgaatgcataaccatggtAACCAAGTAACCATGTGACCAGAAAATCCCATCATGGACTGGTTCATGTCAGACCCTCAATATAGACAGGTTCAGCAACTACCCAATACAAGATGGAAGTGGTACATCTAGGATCAAGTATAAACAGGATAAGAGGGCCATACTAGCTCCAGGATTCCTCCTTCCTTTCATGCTTATAGCTGTGCGGGAGACACTGTATACCCAgttaaaggaggaggaaaaagccTGAGCTTGGTTTTCAGGTGGGTCAACTCAGTGTGTGGGTACAAGCTAAAAATGCTGCATTACAGTCTCACTCAGGGGTAGCCATGAAAAGCAGTGGCAGGGGATAGTCTTCCTTATGGATGGAGCTTTGGGAGATGCACTTAGATTTCTACTTTGTGTGGAAAGAGTAATGGCCTGAGGTGTGACTATACATGGATTCATGGGTAATGGTGAATGGCCTGGCTGGCTTGGTCTGGggctagaagaaaaaaaaattgatagatCAGAGATAAGTAGGTCTACAATACAGGAATGTGGGAGGACCTATGGAAGTAAGCATGAGTTGTGAAGATTTTTCTATCACATGTTAATGCTCATCAAAGAGCATCCATCATGGAAGAGGCACTAAATGACCAAGAAAGCAATGTGATCTGGCCTGTCATAAGCCATTGTGGTGCTGGCACAAAGGGCCAATGAAAGAAGTAATCAATGGTGACACAAGTCCAAGAATATGGAGTCTCACTTACTGGGGCTGATTTACATACTGCCACTACTGAATGTCCAAACCAAGACACCAAAGGTGAGctcccaatatggcaccatttctTAAGATCAACTGGTACTTGGTATCAAGTTGACTATGTTGAGCCAAAGGTTTGTTCTCACAAGAAGATACATATTCTAGGCATGTGTATTTCTTTCCTATCCAGAAGGCCTCAGCCAGTATCACTATCCAAAGGCTTACAAAATATATGATCCATGAGTATGGGATCCCATGTAACAGTGCATCAGACCAGAGGATTGTTTTCATCAAAGGGGTGCAAAAATATACCCATAACAAAAGGATCCATTAGATACATCACAAATCTCAACATCTCAAAATTCCTGGCTGAAAAGAGCATTGGAATGGCTTAAAGAACACACAGCTGAATCCTCAGCTCAGAAGAAATATTCTGTGAGGACAGGGTGACATCTTTCAGAATGCAGTATATGAAGTGGATGAAAGACCTTTATATGGTGCTGAATCCCTAGAGAGGAAGAGTAGTGTCGGGGTACCACTGTATGTAAGCTGGAATGGCTCTACCTACTGCCATTATTAATGACTCCTGGGGATTTCATGCTCCCCACACCCACAACCGTGGGCTCCAGAGGGTTGGAGGTACTTATCCCCCATGGTGGCATGCTTGTCAACAGGGACAGAGCAAGTGTTCTGCTGAACTTTAAGCTATCTATAGCTATGACCTTTGTGCTCCTTGTGTCCCAGGACCAGGAGGCAAGAAGAGAAGTCACCATCTTAGTATTGGTATTTGACACTGACCATCACAGGGTAGGGCTGCTGTTACATAATAGGGCAAGGAGGAATGTGTAGATCTCAAGTGTTCAGACTTCCTTACCCAATTTTGATGGTAAATGGGTGGGTACAGCAACCTGAGTCTGAAAAGGGCAAGGTGATCAACTtccgggaagatggtggaataaggatGGGCAGAGCTCACTCCCCCACCAAAAGAGCCTAGAGAACAAGCAGGAAATATCCAAAGCAGGGATTCTGGGGCTCAGGAGATCAGGGAAGGAACATTGCAATGTATAAGGAGATGCTAgatgaaaaaaaggagaaatacaacTGAGAAATTGTGCCTTACACATCTGGACTCAGAAACCAAGATCCATAATGGCTCAGTTTTTACCAAGAATCTGTGCAGTCAGATGTCAGCAGTCAGTGGCCTCTCCTCCAGTAGTTGGAGGACAGACAtttttgttgaaaaggctatctttTGTActggagcaattggacatccttaggcaaaaaaaaatgaacctcaacctaaacctcacaccttaaacaaaaaattaactcaaattgtaTCTTGGACCTAAATGTAAGCCATAAAACTATAAAGTTTTTAGAAAAAATCATGGGAGAAAACCACTGGGATCTAGGACTAGGTAATGAGTTCTTGGACTTCACTGCTTAAGCACAATCCATAGAAGAAAAAATGTTGATATACTGGACtgcatcaaaattttaaactttggcTCTGAAAAAAACttaagaagaggaaaagacaacttacagattGAAAGAAATCATTTGCAAatcatacagctcaccaatctagAATATATGGCGTAtgctcaaaactcaacagtacaaaaaaaatctagaaaaagggtgaaagacatgaaaagacatttcatagaagaggaaatacagatagctataaacaaatgaaaagatggtGAATgttattagtcatcagggaaatgcaaattaaagccacaatgacatatcactacacacctatcagaatggctgaaCTAAAAAGTGATAATGCCAAATGCTGTCGAGTATTTGGATAAACTGGATCTCtgatacattgctgatgggaatataaaataataaacccactctggaaaacatttgGGAAATTTCTTATAGTGTTAAAACGTATACTTAATAAACAGCCCAGCAAGTGCATTCCTGGACATTTATCGCAGATAAATGAAAACCTATGTCTGCACAAAatcctgtacatgaatgtttgtaGGAGACTTATTCATTATAGCCCAAAACTAgaaacccagatgtccttcaacagatgactagCTAAAGTGTTCCATCCATAGCATGGACTACTACTCTGCAACGAAAAGAAACAGACTATGATACACGCAAAAACAACTTGAGTGGACctcaagggcattatgctgaCTGAAAACAGACAATCTCAAAAGGTTGCACACTGTATGATTGTATTTAAGTAATATTCCTGAAACAGTAAAAATACAGAGATGAAGagcagattagtagttgccagagACAGGGACCAAGGGGTGGTATATGCACTATAAAGGGATAACACAAGGAAGCTACTTTGTGCTGATGGAACAGTTCTGAATCTTGATTGCGGTGATTACATAAATCTATACTTGTATAACAATTGCATAgaactacatacacacacaaatggacGCATGTAAAATCCAGTGAAACTGAATAAGCTCCGTGGTCTAATAGTATAGTACTATTGCCAATTTGGTGGTTTTGAAATAGTGCTTTAGTTATATAAGACCTTACCATCGGAGGAGTAGTACATGGGACTCAgtactatttttgcaacattttgtgagtctgtaattatttcaaaataaaaagttataagtattaattaaggggaaaaaaaggacatGGTGACCAAGGCTCAGACCCCTTGGAATGAGGATCTGGGCCTTGCCACCAGGTAAACCACTGATGCCAGGAGAGGTGATAACTGACTGTAAGGAGAATCGAGAATgcataacagaggaaataaaccAATTGCAGCAGCAGGGAATTAAGTTTTTCCCACTGATCTTTCTTTTCTTAGTTTCCCCTCAGAAAGATGCCCACCAGAATCCTAAAGCAGCAGCCCCCAAATGTGATATGGGAGACGGATCTCAGCAGTGGAAGGGGCAGACTGTGGCAGACAAGGAGATGCACCACACAGACCCCTCGGAGGAAGGACCTGCTGCTCAACTGCAGGGGAGTGGTCAAAGGCCCTCCAGCGGTCACTTTTCCAGAAAAGAGCTGCTTCATCCAAGGCTGCTCCCTTCCCAGGGCAGTCTGCCACAGGTGACTGAGCAAAACGGTGTTACAAAGGCTTGACCATCTGGCCTGTTAAGAGACACTTTGATGAGCAATACTTGCTCCAGAGCTCCCTTCCAGCTTGGCTTCATCCTCTGCTCACTCCTTTCCCATTTAGTCTCCCAACATTTCACAGGTGTAGAGCCACAACAAACATCCTGCACGCCAAACTACATCAGCATCTGCTTCCAGAGAACCCACCTGGTGACAGTTCCtgcctttattattttaattgtaaataACTAAGTATTTTAGTTGTAACAAACACAGCTTGGAACAGTTGAAgcaaaaaatggaatttattagaAGGATATCTGGTGGCACCTCACAGAATTCAATGATCAAGGCATGAATAGAACAGAAATGGATCTGAACATCAAGACAAGAAGCAGATACTGGATCACAATAAGGACTCTTTCTTAACTCTGCTTCCATGATGACTTCCTTCTTCTGCCTCACTACAGAGCATGCTTCTCCATGTGGTAGAAAACACAGCCACCGAGAGCTTCAAAATCTAAACCTTACAGCCTCAGCTGCTAAAACTCATTAACAAATGAGAGTCCCGTCTTTCAAGATGCTTTCTAGTAGGAAAGTTAAACATGCAATGATTATATTACAGTGAGAAATATACGTACAGGTCCGTATAGGTTGGATAGGCATTATTGAGAAGAAACAGGGCTTTTGTCACTGTAGATTTGCAAAAGTATACGATGAGAGATTGTACAAATCTCAAGGTACTGCTGTAGTTCAATGAGGCCAGAAAATAATGTGGAGTAATGATAAAGCACTCAAGAGATAGTGGTGAAGAGAGAGGCATGGGTTTGTATAAAAGTCCTTGCATACCATAATGAGTTTATGTTTTCATAACTCCACAGTGAACAAGCCTCACAATAGTTCAACAGGAGAGCGTACagagttgcattttaaaataatcactatGTACAAGTGTGAAAAATGGACTAAAGAGGAAGAGTGAAAGGTCATAGATAAGTTTACCAGCATTTAGGCCAGGTTTACATGTTGGACACCAGAAGCCTCATTGGTACATTTGTAGACTAACGAGCCTAATAAATTTCACAACCTAGACTTAATATTGCTGAAATAATCAAATCACTGAGGACTGACGTGTAGATTCCAAATGCCTACTGATCCATTCTGCTATTAAACAAAAGGCATGTTAGATAAATCTGGTTTTATTTAGGTTCAtttcatcttagaattctgcaaGTGACGTTCTTGAAACCAAAATATCAGGAATGTGTTTATCCATACAGAGAAAACCTTGTCAGGAGATATCAAGAGTCCACAAAGCAAGGATGAACAAAAGGCACCCTCGGGACTGGACTCAAAATTCAGACGGTGGCCTCCAGAAAATGCATTACTTGATAAAATAAATCCAATGTAAACTATCCTCTCTAGAACTGTGCACAATTGCAGGTTAGGGAACCTGCATTGTGAAAGAGTAAGAAAAGGCGATAGTTCCTGTATTGGCCTCATTTAGTTTTCTAACTCTGTGTAACTCATGTTTCATGGAATCCTAAATAACTCAAGTCTAAACATTAAAACCAGATTCTCTTCTTGATGTGGGGTTTGTGCTAGGAAACAATAAGGGGAATTATGGGGATACATTTTTGCAGCTTACCAATGTAAATTTCAAAAGCTGACATTAAGAATCTGTAATCTCAGAATCAGAGCCCTCTACTGACACATCAGAAATTGCAGAGTTACCAGTGGGTGTGACACACTGGGCCCAACATCAGATATTCTGATAAATTAGAGTTCTGTTTTGTTAATAACAGCCCTCCCTTATGACTACACTGGCcccataaaaaaaaacaaaacaaaccaacaaaaacttTGCTGTTGGGTATTAAATGTATACAGTAGTGCCAAACTTCAATTACTTAAGAGAAGGAAGTATTAGATTTAACTGCTTAGTAGTTAATGAAATAACCTAGAATTGGAGTTagggaaaatggggaaattttagagAATAAAGACTCCTGAGATCTGAGCAAGACATAATGAATCAATCTCTTGGGCTAGGGAAGAGATTAACAATGGATGAAAAATGAGTAGAACAAAGAATATCATCCTGTAACTAACTGGTCACTTATTGAGGTCCATTTCCCCCATCTGGTAAAATGATTTGGGGGTATTAGGAAGATAAAAAGGAAGTCTATAAATGTGAGTATGAATAAAAAACTGGATCCTTATAAAATTATCATGTAGAAGGAACAGGCTTATTTGCTTGTTGAAAATTCTGGTATGCTCTGGTTCAAAAATTATTCCCTTTTATTTAAATTCCCCACTTTTCAAAATGTTGCAAAACTggcaattaaaggaaaaaatagtgtTAGGACAAAGGTGCAATATACCATGCTCATACAATTTGTGCATGAGAAAAAGAAGCCTTGATTTTTGTTTGAATTCAGGCTCATTTTTGGACTCTTCTGAATATCATCACCATACAAATAGTATTGCTGATTTTACCAAACAACATTATAGACAGAACACAACCAAATTCTCACTAAGTTAAGGGATACATCATGAATTTTCAAAGGGAAGTACACTTGTATAATGGTAAGCTCTCAATGGGATGTTCCCATGTGGATGACACAGTCCATGAAGGTAAGTCAAAGgcaaatatttcaaatgaaataaggaaaatcTTTTTTCCTGATGCTTGTCCAGTAATCAAAGGAATTTGCAGGACAGCAAAATAGGCATCCTTGAATgtcaaaaatatatttctcatcacaaaattgtctatattttacatttttctaaaatgattCCTTAAGAGTGGGCTTctccaacttgaaaggtgaaatcactgccctcccccctacgtgggatcagacacccaggggagtgaatctccctggcaacgtggaatatgactcccggggaggaatgtagacccggcatcgtgggacggagaacatcatcttgaccaaaagggggatgtgaaaggaaatgaaataagtttcagtggcagagagattccaaaaggagccgagaggtcactctggtgggcactcttatgcacactttagacaaccctttttaggttctaaagaattggggtagctggtggtggatacctgaaactatcaaactacaacccagaacccatgaatctcaaagacagttgtataaaaatgtagcttatgaggggtgacaatgggattgggaaagccataaggaccacattccactttgtctagtttatggatggatgagtagaaaaataggggaaggaaacaaacagacaaaggtacccagtgttcttttttacttcaattgctctttttcactctaattattattcttgttatttctgtgtgtgtgctaatgaaggtgttagggattgatttaggtgatgaatgtacaactatgtaatggtactataaacaatcgaaagtacgattttgtatgactgcgtggtatgtgaatatatctcaataaaatgaagattaaaaaaaaaagagtgggcttctctgtgtgttttcaCAAGACACATCATGAAACACTTGGAATATAATAGCAGCATACAGTATCCATATTTCATCAtagtaaattaaaatacaaattgtaCTTGGGTTACATAGCACTTAAGATACACATACTTGAATGGATAAAGGTGTCTCACTAGAAGAGAAAAAGATGCTACACAGTAGGAATTTCTGTCCTTTAGTTGGCGTGCTGAGTAATATGGTTCACACACCTTTCTTTTGCCCATTCGGTATCAAGTATCAGCACTGCTACTCTATGGTTCCTGCCTTTGCATACTTATTAAAGGGGTTTTATACTGTGTCTCAGACTCTGAGGATGCATAAGACTTTATATAATTTGGCTTCTATTACTGAATATAACAGTCAGTAACAATAGACCTCTTACATATgccaacaaataagaaaaaaaagagatgtggTATTATAACTTTGATCTTATAGCTTGGTATTATAAATTTAGCAATAAGCTTTATTATCAGTTACCATTTTTGTAACattattaaaatacagaaatcagTGGTATGTAATGTGTCTTGGCAGACATCAGAGGCACTCTAAGGCATATGCATTCCAACCTCCCAATTACAATAAATTATCATGCAATTCCAAAATATGAAACATGTAGTACAAGAAAATAAACCATAAATACCTCTAAGAAATTTCTTATTCATAAGTTTGTTACAATGATTCAATTTATTCCATATTTTAACAAACTTCATACTTCAGAGAGAACATGTATCAACCATTTAGAATTGGGTACTTTTGGTACCCATGTTTATAAAGAGTGGATGGCTCCCCTTATAGCATTATATCTAAAGGATGtttacaatgtttttaaattgttagGTTTCTCTACAATATGAATTCCTCAATATGTAATATAACTGGATTACTTGCTGAAGATTATCCTATACTTAGTATTTTTGTAGAATTTTATTCCTGAGGGCATGTTCTTAAGTACAATGAActatcatttcttgataaaaactttcCCTCAGTTGCTGCATTCATGGGGTTTtccctcattcccagcactgggAAGTACCCTCAGTGGGAATTTTTCCAATGCTAATGAGATTTGACTTCTGGATGGCTTTATTTCTGTTAGCTGTGAATTTTGTAAGGTAGAAGGTTTGACTATGGTTTAAAAGGTTTTTGAAATCCACTGCATCCCTAGATTCACTCTACAAGTTCTaatatttatgtatgtttatCGGCTGAAAGGTTTGCCCAAACAACTTCATTTATAGAGTTCCTACAGTAAAAGAGTTCTCTGATATGTAAGCTCAAGTGACTATTATCTGAAAGACTGACCATAACTGCCTTTTCTGAAATACGACATATGATCTGCAAAACATTCATATTACTTGCATTCCTAGGACTTCTTTACTCTATGAGTTCTCTGATGATTAATGAGCTGTGACTTCTGGGAAAAGGCCTTCATACACTCATTACACTGAaaaggtttctctcctgtatgaattctctgatggttAACAAGCTGTGACTTCTGAGAAAAGGCCTTCTTACATTCACTGCATCCATAGGGTTTCTCACCTGTATGTGTCCTCTGATGTGGTATGAGGTGTGACTTCCGAGAGAAGGCTTTGCCACATTCACTGCATTcaaagggtttctctcctgtatgtaTTCTGTGATGATTAATGAGACTTGACTTCTCCCTGAAGGCTTTTCTACATTCATTGCATTCATAAGGTTTTTCCCCTGTATGGGTTCTCTGATGTCTAATTAGCTCTGATTTCTCAAAGAAAGCTTTCCTACAAAGACTGCATACATaaggtttctcccctgtgtgaatTCTCTGGTGAGTATTGAGTTGTGATTTCTGAGAGAAGGCTTTTTCACAGTCcctacattcatagggtttttctcctGTATGAGTTCTTTGATGAGTGGCAAGACTTGACTTCTCaccaaaggctttcccacactcactgcaatcatagggtttctctcctgtgtgagtcCTCTGATGTGATATGAGATGTGACTTCTGACaaaaggccttcccacattcaGTACATACGTAAGGTTTTTCtcctgtatgaattctctgatgattAGTGAGGCTTAATTTttcactgaaagctttcccacattcactgcattcatagggcttttctccagtgtgagttctctgatgccTAACGAGCTGGGATTTCctgctgaaggctttcccacatttaCTGCATACAaaaggtttctctcctgtgtgcgTCATATAATGCGATATAAGATGTGATTTCTGagagaaggctttcccacactgaATGCATCcatggggtttctctcctgtatgggTTCTCTGATGATTACTGAGACTCGATCTCTCTCTAAATGCTTTCCCACACTCACTGCATCCAtacggtttctctccagtatgaattgtCTGATGTCTACTGAGCTCTGACTTCTCAAAGAAGGCTTTTCGACAATCACTACATCCATACGGTTTTGTTCCTGTGTGTGTCCTATGGTGTGTAATGAGTTGTGACTTCctgctgaaagctttcccacattcccTACATTCAaaaggtttctctcctgtatgaattctctgatgattAATAAGATTTGACTTTTCACTGAAGGCTCTTCCACAATCACTGCACTCATAAGGTTTTTCTCCTGTGTGTGTCCTCCAATGTGATATAAGATGTGATTTCCGggaaaaggctttcccacattcaccacattcatagggtttctctcctgtatgtgTCCTCTTATGGGATGTAAGCTGTGACTTTTGGGAGAAGGCTTTACCACATTGGCTACagtcatagggtttctctcctgtatgagttCTATGATGTGTAATAAACTGTGACTTCTGGGGAAATGTTTTGCCACAGTTACCACAGCCAAAGGCTATTTCTCTTATATGCCTGCTTTGATGTTTCATGAGACTTGATTTCTTGTTGAAGCGTTTCCTACATTCACTGCATTCATACAGTTTCTCCCCTAAACGGGTTCTGTGATATATAACAATCTGTGACTTCTTGTAGATAACTTTGTCATATTTATCACATTCATAGTATTTTAACCATGTATCAGTTTCTTCAGGCTTGGTATGGAGAAATAATTTATCAAATACATTAAAGTCATCTGGTTTTGGTTTTTCATAATCTGCTTTTGGAATAACCAAATCTAAATGATGCTTTAAAATTATTCCATCTAAGCCACCTTCCTTGCTTGCTTTCCTTAAAGGAACAAAGTTCATACtcagattgatttttttcccaactgCATCACATTCGTGaactcttttcatatttttaagcaTGCCTTGGTTATCCTGGTGCCACACCATGTGACCATCTACTTGCCagatttcttctacaaagaaaacaaaaaaacagtgaatctttcTATGGTTGAgttaattgaattaaaaaaaaaataaagaaatgctaTGTTGAATGGTTTCCTGCTTTTTAAGGCTCAGTTTCCTAGTGTGAAATAAGTCCAAAGTATACTGCTTATACTCCAGTataaaagaaatactgaaaacaGAAACAGGGAACTGACAGATTAAATCAATCACCTTTGGTTGTTTCCAAATGTTTGTCAAGTGGAGAGAGAATGTGAAAAACAAGTGAAAAGCAATGAGGAACAAATAAAGGAGTACGGAAGAAGTACGGATCCGATGCTCTGAGGAATTAATTCACTCACGCAGCAGTACGTTAAGTTTCTACAATGTTCCAGGCAGCATGTGAGGCACTGGAGACACATAAGAGAACAAGACAGATAAGCCCTTGCAACTAAGAAACTTGTGTTCtaatgaaaaagataaagaacaaaatatgaaaaaaaggaaaaaatgcaactgtatggtatataaacataatgaagaaaatgaactgATTTGATAAAGAAATTGGATAAAAGCATTTCAAGATTGAGAGGTGGGAAATACTTCATGTACTATCCTCCTCACCCCACATTTtcacaaagttttatttaaaattgccaTAAATATCTTTATTATCAAGAAAGATACTTTATGTAACACATTTTCAAAACACATCATCATTCACCTAAGCTTTTCAggtacagaaattttaaattccatGTGTGCTctcaatgaaaatatcccaagaCACAAATAcccattcttcaaatatttttatagttcCACTGTTATTTATTATCTCATTCTATTTTCATTATCTTCACAACATAATCATTTATATTACTGTTTTAAATACTCTTTAAAaggcttgttttttaaaaacaacctCCACTTGAAAATTTTTTGTGTGAAGTCATAGCCACAGATATGAAGGAGAATCAGTAATATGAAAAACTTCTTAAGGATTTAAATGTCAGTTGAGGGCAATAAATCCTGGTTGGCGATATATGACATTTTGGAGGTAGAATCAACAAAATTTACTGATGGAATTGATGTGGGGAaataagggaaaggaaggaatcaAGAATGACTCCTAGGTTTGGTGTTTGAACAATGTGGTGGATTACGGTGTTAATTATTGGGTTGGGGAATAATGAAGGAAAGATAGGTTTGGAGATTAAAAACAGGACTCCATTATAGATCTACTAGTTTTGAGATGTATATGAATAGATTGAATAAAATGGTATCAGAGAATGTGAGAGTAGAAAAAAGAGTATTTGTAAATGAAACTTACTGACTTTATATTATTACCACATTACTAAAGTAATTAaacatttgaaattttcatacattactccaaaaatttgtttttaacttttctcaTTAGAAAAATGGGATTGCTTAGTATTTGGTTATTTGTGGTATATCCCAAGTCACCCCAGTTCTCTCTGGCACCTTCTCTGCTGTAGTCTAATGTATCATATCTTGATGAAATATCTTTCTAATTGGATTCTGTGCTTCCAATTACATCCTCTCTTCAGTGGccagaatgaatttttttaaatgtgaatcaggtaatattacttttatttaaaattatttaaataaatacaaactcCTTTCCATTGCCTACAAGTTGATCTATGATCTATAATCTAGTGTGGTTTCCCTAATTAGCTCACGTCAATTGTTCTAAATCACCACCAAagattcagattttaaaaaagctCACTTGAGCCCATTTCAAAGATGTCAACCAATCATGAACCCATTGAGACTAACTTTTACCTTCCCCCATCTGCTGTGTTCACATACACTCACCTGGAAAGTCTGAACTTGGGAATTCTCCATCTCTTATCCATGGCTCTTCTCCATGCTCCAACTTGAAGATGACATCTGGTTTCATAACTTCATACCCTGTTTATGGGAAATCACAAAGGATGTGGACCCAACTTGGCCTTAAGGGCCTCTGAAGAACGAGCAAGATTTAGCATCAGAGTTGGCCAAGTGAAGCCACCCATTTGTATCTCAACAGagtaaataattttcaaagttatAGTAATGGTCCTGGTGCTTAATAGGAACGAAGAATCTTTGACTTCTATAATTCAATTCCCAAACAATTAAATATTTcagagcctgggttcaaatcc
This window of the Choloepus didactylus isolate mChoDid1 chromosome 23, mChoDid1.pri, whole genome shotgun sequence genome carries:
- the ZNF84 gene encoding zinc finger protein 84 isoform X2, whose protein sequence is MNTWSLDAFFVSDKESLSFEDLSVDFTQKEWQLLDPYQKDLYKDVMLENYSSLVSLGYEVMKPDVIFKLEHGEEPWIRDGEFPSSDFPEEIWQVDGHMVWHQDNQGMLKNMKRVHECDAVGKKINLSMNFVPLRKASKEGGLDGIILKHHLDLVIPKADYEKPKPDDFNVFDKLFLHTKPEETDTWLKYYECDKYDKVIYKKSQIVIYHRTRLGEKLYECSECRKRFNKKSSLMKHQSRHIREIAFGCGNCGKTFPQKSQFITHHRTHTGEKPYDCSQCGKAFSQKSQLTSHKRTHTGEKPYECGECGKAFSRKSHLISHWRTHTGEKPYECSDCGRAFSEKSNLINHQRIHTGEKPFECRECGKAFSRKSQLITHHRTHTGTKPYGCSDCRKAFFEKSELSRHQTIHTGEKPYGCSECGKAFRERSSLSNHQRTHTGEKPHGCIQCGKAFSQKSHLISHYMTHTGEKPFVCSKCGKAFSRKSQLVRHQRTHTGEKPYECSECGKAFSEKLSLTNHQRIHTGEKPYVCTECGKAFCQKSHLISHQRTHTGEKPYDCSECGKAFGEKSSLATHQRTHTGEKPYECRDCEKAFSQKSQLNTHQRIHTGEKPYVCSLCRKAFFEKSELIRHQRTHTGEKPYECNECRKAFREKSSLINHHRIHTGEKPFECSECGKAFSRKSHLIPHQRTHTGEKPYGCSECKKAFSQKSQLVNHQRIHTGEKPFQCNECMKAFSQKSQLINHQRTHRVKKS
- the ZNF84 gene encoding zinc finger protein 84 isoform X3; its protein translation is MEKPYHHESLSFEDLSVDFTQKEWQLLDPYQKDLYKDVMLENYSSLVSLGYEVMKPDVIFKLEHGEEPWIRDGEFPSSDFPEEIWQVDGHMVWHQDNQGMLKNMKRVHECDAVGKKINLSMNFVPLRKASKEGGLDGIILKHHLDLVIPKADYEKPKPDDFNVFDKLFLHTKPEETDTWLKYYECDKYDKVIYKKSQIVIYHRTRLGEKLYECSECRKRFNKKSSLMKHQSRHIREIAFGCGNCGKTFPQKSQFITHHRTHTGEKPYDCSQCGKAFSQKSQLTSHKRTHTGEKPYECGECGKAFSRKSHLISHWRTHTGEKPYECSDCGRAFSEKSNLINHQRIHTGEKPFECRECGKAFSRKSQLITHHRTHTGTKPYGCSDCRKAFFEKSELSRHQTIHTGEKPYGCSECGKAFRERSSLSNHQRTHTGEKPHGCIQCGKAFSQKSHLISHYMTHTGEKPFVCSKCGKAFSRKSQLVRHQRTHTGEKPYECSECGKAFSEKLSLTNHQRIHTGEKPYVCTECGKAFCQKSHLISHQRTHTGEKPYDCSECGKAFGEKSSLATHQRTHTGEKPYECRDCEKAFSQKSQLNTHQRIHTGEKPYVCSLCRKAFFEKSELIRHQRTHTGEKPYECNECRKAFREKSSLINHHRIHTGEKPFECSECGKAFSRKSHLIPHQRTHTGEKPYGCSECKKAFSQKSQLVNHQRIHTGEKPFQCNECMKAFSQKSQLINHQRTHRVKKS